From Helicoverpa armigera isolate CAAS_96S chromosome 19, ASM3070526v1, whole genome shotgun sequence, one genomic window encodes:
- the LOC110381536 gene encoding uncharacterized protein LOC110381536, whose translation MLAYRRCVITFYSLCIVYYVTGQHEKESKFGDIVKRTVIATAHTCMDHVNATEKDLEYLRGDPPFPEKSACIITCLLEKVGVVKNNKYSKFGFMTAVTPLVFTNRKKLEHMKTVSENCDREVNHKQETPCQLGNEVTTCIFKYAPELHFKS comes from the exons ATGTTAGCCTATAGAAGATGcgtaattactttttattcgcTCTGTATCGTATATTATGTTACAGGACAGCACGAAAAAG AAAGTAAATTTGGCGACATCGTTAAAAGAACTGTAATAGCCACGGCACACACATGCATGGACCACGTAAATGCAACTGAGAAAGACTTGGAATATCTCCGAGGTGATCCGCCCTTTCCAGAAAAATCTGCGTGCATCATCACCTGTTTGTTGGAAAAG GTTGGCGTAGTGAAGAACAACAAATATTCCAAGTTTGGTTTCATGACCGCTGTCACGCCCCTAGTGTTCACAAACAGAAAGAAATTGGAACACATGAAAACTGTGTCGGAAAATTGCGACAGAgag GTAAATCACAAACAAGAGACGCCATGCCAACTCGGGAATGAGGTCACCACATGCATCTTTAAATACGCTCCCGAGCTGCATTTTAAGTCTTAA
- the LOC110381537 gene encoding leucine-rich repeat-containing protein 24 — MSMRVAWARWYWIVIFTTCAARTASDWLDCAHIATCKCKWSSGKKTATCASSDLRRPPALSSDIQVLDLHDNPLRNLPQEVFASIGLLNLQRLNLRATSLRSIHPDAFLELRILIEVDLGDNDLSHLPRDIFRGNERLRLVVLSNNPLTTLIADQFPPLPHLRMLLLDGCRLRSIHTNALRNLKSLETIDLRRNQLTFLRLITFSLPALKTVSLSGNPWRCDCRLREFKDWFLESKLGTEDLLCVEPSTQAGNKWRHVPSESMSCPPEIKSSTLVVRAEIGLPTSFGCWVHGVPKPKVTWLFDGVDVHNSSVDCDMEETETSIDDDSEERVPGSVRWVNVTLLNVTASAAGEWTCVAKSIAGEARAIVSLVLPRSQTATARTAPGIPHLLGVVFGALGILATLGFIGAVACWHLRRRTVPPSRSFTDQEKRLIDASVVVSCDRSIGDMASPCDFEMTERMSEEPPRGCGFDPVHITIEGTPGAFPPPPAEFAVPVPYGNIFISVQVAGRGEPAKYPDLLSGGATLPRRNRTCCAAPAYDNMGPRVTATGSSTWSLPGASTENVEVSETPVLTLPPPPPEFVSL; from the coding sequence ATGAGTATGCGTGTGGCGTGGGCCAGGTGGTACTGGATCGTTATATTCACGACGTGCGCCGCGAGGACCGCCAGCGACTGGCTCGACTGCGCCCACATCGCCACCTGCAAGTGCAAATGGTCCTCCGGCAAGAAGACAGCGACGTGTGCCTCCAGTGACCTACGCCGCCCGCCAGCTCTCTCATCCGACATACAAGTCCTCGACCTACACGACAATCCACTCAGAAACTTACCGCAGGAAGTTTTCGCCAGCATCGGCCTCCTTAATTTACAACGACTTAATCTCCGAGCGACCAGCCTGAGATCGATACATCCTGATGCGTTCTTAGAATTAAGGATATTAATAGAAGTCGATTTAGGAGACAACGATCTGTCCCATCTCCCAAGGGATATATTCAGGGGCAACGAAAGATTACGACTAGTTGTACTAAGCAACAATCCTTTGACGACGCTCATAGCGGATCAGTTCCCACCTCTACCGCATTTGCGAATGCTTTTGTTAGACGGATGCAGATTAAGATCGATACACACGAATGCTTTGAGGAATTTGAAGTCTTTAGAGACCATAGATTTGCGTAGAAACCAGCTTACATTCCTTCGtttgataacattttctttacCTGCATTGAAAACGGTATCTTTATCCGGTAATCCGTGGAGATGTGATTGTAGGCTAAGAGAATTTAAGGACTGGTTTCTAGAGAGCAAATTAGGTACAGAAGATTTACTTTGCGTTGAACCATCAACACAAGCTGGGAACAAGTGGCGACACGTCCCAAGTGAGAGTATGTCGTGTCCGCCCGAAATAAAATCAAGTACGTTAGTGGTCAGAGCTGAAATTGGATTACCTACGTCATTCGGGTGCTGGGTCCATGGAGTACCAAAACCCAAAGTGACGTGGCTTTTTGATGGTGTTGATGTACATAATAGTTCAGTAGATTGCGACATGGAAGAGACGGAGACGAGTATCGATGACGACTCTGAAGAGAGAGTACCGGGTAGTGTAAGATGGGTCAATGTCACTCTTTTAAATGTGACTGCAAGTGCAGCTGGGGAATGGACATGCGTAGCTAAAAGTATAGCGGGTGAAGCACGGGCTATTGTAAGTCTTGTTCTACCAAGGTCTCAAACAGCAACTGCTCGAACCGCACCTGGGATTCCACATTTGCTGGGTGTTGTTTTTGGAGCGCTGGGCATACTAGCAACTCTTGGTTTTATCGGCGCCGTAGCCTGCTGGCATCTAAGGAGACGAACAGTTCCACCAAGCAGAAGTTTCACTGACCAAGAAAAACGACTCATAGATGCATCAGTTGTCGTCAGTTGTGATCGATCTATCGGTGATATGGCATCACCCTGCGATTTCGAAATGACAGAACGAATGTCAGAAGAGCCTCCTAGAGGTTGTGGCTTCGATCCTGTTCATATAACTATTGAAGGTACACCAGGTGCGTTTCCTCCACCACCAGCAGAATTTGCGGTGCCAGTTCCATATGGAAACATATTCATATCTGTCCAAGTAGCCGGCCGAGGTGAGCCTGCGAAATATCCTGACCTTTTGAGTGGTGGTGCAACATTGCCCCGGAGGAATAGGACGTGTTGCGCTGCTCCGGCATACGACAACATGGGTCCTAGAGTGACAGCCACAGGGAGCTCGACCTGGTCATTGCCTGGTGCTAGCACTGAGAACGTTGAAGTGTCAGAGACACCAGTATTGACCCTGCCACCACCACCCCCTGAGTTCGTCTCACTTTAG